In Ensifer canadensis, a genomic segment contains:
- a CDS encoding CarD family transcriptional regulator, whose product MTTQQKKSSTRHGFKTGESIVYPAHGVGQIVAIEEQEVAGMKLELFVIDFEKDKMRLKVPVAKAVSIGMRKLSETDFVDRALKVVQGKARVKRTMWSRRAQEYDAKINSGDLISIAEVVRDLYRAENQPEQSYSERQLYEAALDRMAREIAAVNKMSETEAVRLVEANLNKGPKRGKAIEEDDAQDEAA is encoded by the coding sequence ATGACGACCCAGCAGAAAAAATCTTCGACACGCCACGGCTTCAAGACCGGTGAATCGATTGTCTATCCGGCCCATGGCGTCGGACAGATCGTCGCTATCGAGGAGCAGGAAGTTGCCGGCATGAAGCTTGAGCTTTTTGTCATCGATTTCGAAAAGGACAAGATGCGCCTGAAGGTGCCGGTCGCCAAGGCCGTCAGCATCGGCATGCGCAAGCTCTCGGAGACCGATTTCGTCGATCGCGCGTTGAAGGTTGTGCAGGGCAAGGCTCGCGTCAAGCGGACCATGTGGTCGCGCCGCGCACAGGAATACGATGCCAAGATCAATTCCGGCGATCTGATCTCGATCGCAGAAGTCGTGCGCGACCTCTACCGCGCAGAAAACCAGCCGGAGCAGTCCTATTCCGAACGCCAGCTCTATGAAGCTGCCCTCGACCGCATGGCGCGCGAAATCGCGGCCGTGAACAAGATGTCCGAGACCGAGGCTGTTCGCCTGGTCGAAGCCAATCTTAACAAGGGTCCGAAGCGCGGCAAGGCGATCGAAGAAGACGACGCCCAGGACGAGGCAGCTTAA